From Microbacterium sp. YJN-G, a single genomic window includes:
- a CDS encoding FAD-dependent oxidoreductase: MTSLWLDAQRERIPSDPFEPGARYDVVVAGAGLTGLTTALLLARAGHTVAVLEARSIGAVTTGNTTAKLSLLQCSVLSGILSRGSSRVLKAYVEGNTEGQQWMLRYLAEHGVDVQRRDAFTYAGTPEGVSKLDDEYEAYREADLEVERVDDVGLPFPTHGALLLRDQAQFDPLDVLRALAADIREHRGVIIEGARVKDVDTGEPSLVTTSLGEVHAGVVVLATGIPILDRGLYFAKVKPSRSYAQAYRLASGTPPQGMYISIDSPGRSLRSAPVGDEELLIVGGNGHTVGREDDTQALVDDLEQWTQQHFPGAVRTHAWSAQDYQSMNLVPFVGWMPRTGHRVALATGYNKWGMTNAVAAALSIAADVLDGSIPWAKTLHHRVTLPQDIAHGVAANAEVAGNLAGGWVDAETRALPEEPPAEGEGVVGRLDGRPAAVSTVDGTTCRLSAVCTHLGGIVTWNTAERSWDCPLHGSRFDAEGRLLEGPAVDDLPAIDEPELPGDEHEPVDDRS; this comes from the coding sequence GTGACCTCCCTCTGGCTCGACGCGCAGCGCGAGCGCATCCCCTCCGACCCGTTCGAACCGGGCGCCCGCTACGACGTCGTCGTCGCCGGCGCGGGCCTGACCGGGCTCACCACCGCCCTGCTGCTGGCTCGGGCCGGGCACACCGTCGCCGTCCTCGAGGCGCGCTCGATCGGGGCGGTCACCACGGGCAACACCACCGCGAAACTGAGCCTGCTGCAGTGCAGTGTGCTCTCGGGCATCCTCTCCCGCGGGTCGAGCCGGGTGCTGAAGGCCTACGTCGAGGGCAACACCGAGGGCCAGCAGTGGATGCTGCGTTACCTCGCCGAGCACGGCGTGGACGTGCAGCGCCGCGACGCGTTCACCTACGCCGGTACGCCCGAGGGCGTCTCGAAGCTGGACGACGAGTACGAGGCGTACCGCGAGGCGGACCTCGAAGTGGAGCGGGTCGACGACGTCGGCCTGCCGTTCCCGACCCACGGCGCTCTGCTGCTGCGCGACCAGGCGCAGTTCGATCCGCTCGACGTGCTGCGCGCGCTCGCCGCCGACATCCGCGAGCACCGCGGCGTCATCATCGAGGGCGCCCGCGTCAAGGACGTCGACACCGGCGAGCCGAGCCTGGTCACGACCTCGCTCGGCGAGGTGCACGCCGGCGTCGTGGTGCTCGCCACCGGCATCCCGATCCTCGACCGCGGTCTCTACTTCGCCAAGGTGAAGCCGTCGCGCTCGTATGCCCAGGCGTACCGGCTCGCGAGCGGCACGCCGCCGCAGGGCATGTACATCTCGATCGACTCGCCCGGGCGCTCGCTGCGCAGCGCGCCGGTCGGCGACGAGGAGCTGCTGATCGTCGGCGGCAACGGCCACACCGTCGGCCGCGAGGACGACACCCAGGCACTCGTCGACGACCTCGAGCAGTGGACGCAGCAGCACTTCCCCGGCGCCGTGCGCACGCACGCCTGGTCGGCGCAGGACTACCAGTCGATGAACCTCGTCCCGTTCGTCGGGTGGATGCCGCGCACCGGCCACCGCGTCGCACTGGCCACCGGCTACAACAAGTGGGGCATGACGAACGCGGTCGCTGCCGCACTGAGCATCGCGGCCGACGTGCTCGACGGCAGCATCCCGTGGGCGAAGACCCTGCACCACCGCGTCACCCTGCCTCAGGACATCGCCCACGGCGTCGCGGCGAACGCCGAGGTCGCCGGAAACCTCGCGGGCGGATGGGTGGATGCCGAGACCCGGGCGCTTCCTGAGGAGCCTCCGGCTGAGGGGGAAGGCGTGGTCGGCCGGCTCGACGGCCGGCCGGCCGCGGTATCCACGGTCGACGGTACCACCTGCCGGCTCTCCGCCGTGTGCACGCACCTGGGCGGTATCGTCACCTGGAACACGGCGGAGCGCTCGTGGGACTGCCCGCTGCACGGCTCGCGGTTCGACGCCGAGGGCCGGCTACTGGAGGGGCCGGCGGTCGACGACTTGCCGGCCATCGACGAACCGGAGCTGCCCGGCGACGAGCACGAGCCGGTGGACGACCGATCCTAG
- a CDS encoding VWA domain-containing protein — MILQPVLHPVLLVLLCAAPAVLVVRELVRRGPASPGRPIWALRLGMLVVVFAMLLRPGIPGGTSQTLATDTDIVIVADTTASIIAEDWDGDRPRMTGVRADVQAIVDEYPGARFSLISFDAAAQQRLPLTTDATALMSSLDVMLPEITDQSRGSSISIANRMLTEVLAAAAKASPERSRMVFYLGDGEQTASQEPESFASSAKYVDGGAVLGYGTAEGGPMKRTTGRPSTGSGTQDGAGGDYIEYQGERALSVIDEDNLQRISEQLGVEYQHRTADAAIELPDAPTSTTDYASSGEVGNVIELYWTAALVLLAMVAVELTRATMLVTRLRGLTSQAPAQARVPEALERPQVQQGVRPEQGPRAPEAPGGAERRLEWGVGIEGPQAPASPGASRASATQRRHDGGAS, encoded by the coding sequence GTGATCCTCCAGCCCGTCCTCCACCCCGTCCTGCTGGTGCTGCTGTGCGCGGCGCCCGCCGTGCTCGTGGTCCGCGAGCTGGTGCGCCGCGGGCCGGCATCCCCCGGGCGCCCGATCTGGGCGCTGCGGCTGGGCATGCTCGTGGTCGTCTTCGCGATGCTGCTGCGCCCCGGCATCCCCGGTGGCACCTCGCAGACCCTCGCCACCGACACCGACATCGTGATCGTCGCCGACACGACCGCGAGCATCATCGCCGAGGACTGGGACGGCGACCGCCCGCGCATGACCGGTGTACGCGCCGACGTGCAGGCGATTGTCGACGAGTACCCGGGTGCGCGGTTCTCGCTGATCAGCTTCGACGCGGCGGCGCAGCAGCGCCTGCCGCTGACCACGGATGCCACGGCCCTGATGTCTTCGCTGGACGTGATGCTCCCCGAGATCACCGACCAGTCCCGCGGTTCGTCGATCAGCATCGCGAACCGGATGCTGACCGAGGTGCTCGCCGCCGCCGCGAAGGCGTCGCCCGAGCGCAGCCGGATGGTCTTCTACCTGGGTGACGGCGAGCAGACCGCATCGCAGGAGCCGGAGTCGTTCGCGAGCAGCGCGAAGTACGTCGACGGCGGAGCGGTGCTCGGCTACGGAACGGCCGAGGGCGGGCCGATGAAGCGGACGACCGGCCGCCCTTCGACAGGCTCAGGGACCCAGGACGGTGCGGGCGGCGACTACATCGAGTACCAGGGCGAGCGCGCTCTGTCGGTGATCGACGAGGACAACCTGCAGCGGATCTCGGAGCAGCTGGGGGTCGAGTACCAGCACCGCACCGCGGATGCCGCGATCGAGCTGCCCGATGCGCCCACGAGCACAACCGACTACGCGTCGTCTGGCGAGGTGGGCAATGTGATCGAGCTGTACTGGACCGCCGCGCTCGTGCTGCTGGCGATGGTCGCCGTCGAGCTCACCCGCGCGACCATGCTCGTCACCCGCCTCCGCGGCCTCACCAGCCAAGCGCCCGCCCAAGCCCGGGTCCCTGAGGCTCTCGAAAGGCCCCAGGTCCAGCAAGGTGTCCGACCTGAACAGGGGCCACGCGCCCCGGAGGCTCCGGGCGGCGCGGAGCGACGGCTGGAGTGGGGCGTGGGGATCGAAGGGCCCCAGGCCCCAGCGTCGCCGGGTGCTTCGAGAGCCTCAGCAACCCAGCGGCGCCACGACGGAGGCGCCTCATGA
- a CDS encoding vWA domain-containing protein: MALNTWWIVLVAVGVLVVAVLIGILLGLRGRRRADADPSALVSRAERLRGLPSFRTAVRRRIGLLAGVLAVGAVAVLLTGVVAARPMSAKTIQPINTSRDIMLCLDVSGSMSDVDVEVLTVFEELLEGFEGERIGLTIFNSSPVQVFPLTDDYPFVREQLKSIRTSFDYVDDTPEHWVGTLNGPGASLIGDGLAACTMRFDHLDDDRSRSVILATDNELAGASILTVEEAAQFAQSRGVRVFALNPVQGKDPQVSAELADAARLTGGQSYPLRDTTTVADIITEIQKQEATALKGQAQVIRVDTPNLAIALTLVSILGFLLLLWRVRL; the protein is encoded by the coding sequence GTGGCACTGAACACCTGGTGGATCGTGCTGGTCGCCGTCGGCGTGCTCGTGGTGGCCGTGCTCATCGGCATCCTGCTCGGGCTGCGGGGCCGCCGGCGGGCCGACGCCGACCCCTCGGCACTGGTCTCGCGCGCCGAGCGGCTGCGCGGGCTGCCCTCGTTCCGCACCGCCGTGCGCCGGCGGATCGGCCTGCTCGCCGGTGTGCTCGCCGTCGGCGCGGTGGCGGTGCTGCTCACGGGCGTCGTCGCCGCCCGGCCGATGTCGGCCAAGACGATCCAGCCGATCAACACGAGTCGCGACATCATGCTGTGCCTGGACGTGTCGGGCTCGATGTCCGATGTCGACGTCGAGGTGCTCACGGTGTTCGAGGAGCTGCTGGAGGGCTTCGAGGGCGAGCGGATCGGGTTGACGATCTTCAACAGCTCGCCCGTGCAGGTCTTTCCCCTCACCGACGACTACCCGTTCGTCCGCGAGCAGCTCAAGAGCATCCGCACCAGCTTCGATTACGTCGACGACACCCCCGAGCACTGGGTGGGCACGCTCAACGGGCCGGGCGCCTCGCTGATCGGCGACGGCCTGGCCGCCTGCACCATGCGCTTCGACCATCTCGACGACGACCGCAGCCGCTCCGTGATCCTCGCCACCGACAACGAGCTCGCCGGCGCCTCGATCCTCACCGTCGAAGAGGCGGCGCAGTTCGCCCAGTCGCGCGGCGTGCGGGTGTTCGCGCTCAACCCGGTGCAGGGCAAGGATCCGCAGGTCAGCGCCGAGCTTGCCGATGCCGCCCGGCTCACCGGCGGCCAGTCGTACCCGCTGCGCGACACGACGACCGTGGCCGACATCATCACCGAGATCCAGAAGCAGGAGGCGACGGCGCTGAAAGGTCAGGCTCAGGTGATCCGCGTCGACACTCCGAATCTCGCGATCGCCCTCACGCTCGTGTCGATCCTCGGGTTCCTCCTGCTGCTGTGGCGGGTGAGATTGTGA
- a CDS encoding DUF58 domain-containing protein, translated as MTTLITQVKSKLFIRSSQKSMHALDGAYASLLRGRSLDFEDLRPYEYGDQVRDIDWRATARHGEPLIKRTKATRRHTVLFLVDSGRGMKALAEDELPKRDLVVLLTGALGFLTVRHGDDFTVVHGDATGVRRLAPGGTEGALEHSLRTISRAIDDTAAPSDRDALLRFAARTIAHRCIVVIITDEAPLTADTDRLLRRLRVQHDVLWLTVRDAEPVLPAGLPAATGARRRRDADSGWRIPEFVHGDAEVMAELAAQEAADTAHRDAVLRRHEITHAEFGGQDAAVPVLLTMLNRRSHARI; from the coding sequence ATGACCACCTTGATCACCCAGGTGAAGAGCAAGCTCTTCATCCGCTCGTCGCAGAAGTCGATGCACGCGCTGGACGGCGCGTACGCCTCGCTGCTGCGCGGTCGCAGCCTCGACTTCGAGGACCTGCGGCCGTACGAGTACGGAGATCAGGTGCGCGACATCGACTGGCGGGCGACGGCACGGCACGGCGAGCCGCTCATCAAGCGCACCAAGGCCACACGCCGCCACACCGTGCTGTTCCTGGTTGATTCCGGACGAGGCATGAAAGCCCTGGCCGAGGATGAGCTGCCCAAGCGCGACCTCGTCGTGTTGCTGACGGGCGCCCTCGGATTCCTCACCGTGCGGCACGGCGACGACTTCACCGTCGTGCACGGGGATGCCACGGGCGTGCGCCGCCTCGCCCCCGGCGGCACCGAGGGAGCGCTGGAGCATTCGCTGCGCACGATCAGCCGGGCGATCGACGACACCGCCGCCCCCAGCGACCGCGACGCGCTGCTGCGCTTCGCGGCGCGCACCATCGCGCACCGCTGCATCGTCGTGATCATCACCGACGAGGCCCCGCTGACCGCCGACACCGACCGGCTGCTGCGCCGGCTGCGGGTGCAGCACGACGTGCTGTGGCTCACGGTGCGCGACGCCGAGCCGGTGCTGCCCGCGGGCCTCCCGGCCGCGACGGGGGCGCGACGGCGCCGGGACGCCGACAGCGGCTGGCGCATCCCCGAGTTCGTGCACGGGGATGCCGAGGTGATGGCCGAGCTCGCCGCCCAGGAGGCCGCCGATACGGCGCACCGCGATGCGGTGCTGCGCCGGCACGAGATCACGCACGCCGAGTTCGGCGGTCAGGATGCCGCGGTGCCGGTGCTGCTGACCATGCTGAACAGGAGGTCGCATGCTCGCATCTGA